One region of Bacteroidota bacterium genomic DNA includes:
- a CDS encoding PPC domain-containing protein, with protein MKKINLIIAIVLFITAAVTPAKAQCKAKQVVKECKPAIAPFQYDSYALNEITADPAKPQVIEVEFTAFAGQQYKLVFCTSGVEEDLKLNIYDKNLRSKKRNKIYDSANGSDKRWTFEPTKAGTYFIDYEIPKSATGKKKTGCAVMLIGYKE; from the coding sequence ATGAAAAAAATTAACCTGATCATTGCCATAGTTCTGTTCATAACTGCTGCAGTAACTCCTGCTAAGGCACAATGTAAAGCCAAGCAGGTAGTAAAAGAGTGCAAGCCTGCCATTGCCCCTTTTCAATATGACAGTTATGCCTTAAACGAAATAACTGCAGATCCCGCCAAACCGCAGGTAATTGAAGTTGAATTCACTGCTTTCGCGGGCCAGCAATATAAACTGGTGTTCTGCACCTCAGGTGTTGAAGAAGATCTCAAGCTGAATATCTACGACAAAAATCTACGCTCGAAAAAACGCAACAAGATATATGACTCAGCTAATGGCTCTGACAAACGCTGGACATTCGAACCGACAAAAGCCGGTACTTATTTTATTGATTATGAGATCCCGAAATCCGCCACCGGTAAAAAGAAAACCGGCTGCGCGGTAATGTTGATAGGCTACAAAGAATAA
- the rpmI gene encoding 50S ribosomal protein L35: MPKVKTNSSAKKRFSVTGTGKIKRKQAFKNHILTKKAKKRKEKLAGFVEVHPSDVGRVKFMLNLGKGKA, encoded by the coding sequence ATGCCAAAAGTAAAAACAAACTCCAGTGCAAAGAAAAGATTCTCTGTAACCGGAACAGGTAAGATAAAAAGAAAGCAAGCTTTCAAAAATCACATTCTTACCAAGAAAGCAAAGAAACGTAAAGAAAAACTTGCCGGCTTCGTTGAAGTTCATCCTTCAGATGTAGGAAGAGTGAAATTTATGCTGAACCTGGGTAAGGGGAAAGCGTAG
- a CDS encoding translation initiation factor IF-3: MKKEAAHKINERITAAEVRVVGDGIEGGVFPIAEAIEIAKNAGVDLVEIAPTAVPPVCKVIDYKKFLYEQKKKAKEMKAKAQKVVVKEIRFGPHIDDHDFTFKKNHAMNFLKEGSKVRAYVMFRGREIVYKDQGELLLLRFANELEEFGKAEQLPLLEGKRMMMIIAPKKK; encoded by the coding sequence GTGAAAAAAGAAGCAGCGCACAAAATTAACGAACGTATTACGGCTGCTGAAGTACGTGTTGTTGGCGATGGTATTGAAGGAGGAGTTTTTCCGATCGCCGAAGCCATTGAAATAGCGAAAAATGCGGGTGTCGACCTCGTTGAAATTGCACCAACTGCAGTTCCTCCTGTTTGTAAAGTAATTGATTATAAAAAATTCCTTTACGAGCAGAAGAAGAAGGCCAAAGAAATGAAGGCCAAAGCGCAGAAGGTAGTTGTGAAAGAAATACGATTTGGACCCCACATAGATGATCACGATTTTACTTTTAAAAAGAATCACGCGATGAACTTTTTAAAGGAGGGCTCAAAAGTAAGGGCTTATGTGATGTTCAGGGGCCGTGAAATTGTTTATAAGGATCAGGGTGAATTATTATTATTGCGTTTTGCAAATGAATTGGAAGAGTTCGGAAAAGCAGAACAGCTTCCTTTGTTAGAGGGAAAACGGATGATGATGATTATTGCACCGAAGAAGAAGTAA
- the rplT gene encoding 50S ribosomal protein L20: protein MPRSVNNVASRARRKKLLKQTKGYWGARKNILTVAKHVFEKGLQYAYKGRKLKKRSMRGLWIQRINAGVREHGMSYSEFMGKIHKKNLNLNRKVLADLALNQPEAFKAVVESVK, encoded by the coding sequence ATGCCAAGGTCGGTTAACAATGTGGCTTCGAGAGCCAGGAGAAAGAAACTTCTAAAACAAACAAAAGGATATTGGGGCGCACGCAAAAATATTCTTACAGTTGCCAAACACGTTTTTGAAAAAGGTTTACAATATGCCTACAAAGGCCGTAAACTGAAAAAACGCAGCATGCGCGGATTATGGATACAACGTATTAATGCAGGTGTTCGCGAACACGGCATGAGTTACTCCGAATTTATGGGTAAAATTCACAAAAAAAATCTGAACCTGAACCGCAAGGTTTTAGCTGACTTAGCACTTAACCAGCCTGAAGCTTTTAAAGCTGTGGTTGAGTCGGTGAAATAG
- the thrS gene encoding threonine--tRNA ligase — protein sequence MINITLPDGSVRQYPKGSTALDIAKSISEGLARNVLAAKINGDIRDAARPINSDAKLVLLTWNDEGGKSTLWHSSAHLMAEALEALYPGVKFWVGPPVENGFYYDIDLDGKTISSDDFKKIEDKMIELARQNNAYVRKDISKKDAIAYFREKNDEYKLDLLEGLEDGNITLYQQGNFTDLCRGPHVPNTGFIKAVKLMTIAGAYWKGDEKNKMLTRIYGISFPKEKDLKEYLTLLEEAKKRDHRKLGKELELFAFSEKVGMGLPLWLPKGAALRERLIQFLQKQQIKSGYLPVATPHIGNKQLYITSGHYEKYGKDSFQPINTPQEGEQFFLKPMNCPHHCEIYKTSPRSYKDLPLRFAEFGTVYRYEQHGELHGLTRVRGFTQDDAHLFCRPDQLKEEFCKVIDLVLYVFKSLDFQDYTAQISLRDPENKAKYIGSDENWQKAEQAIIESAAEKGLKTVIELGEAAFYGPKLDFMVKDAIGRKWQLGTIQVDYNLPERFELEYTGSDNMKHRPVMIHRAPFGSLERFIAVLIEHCAGNFPLWLTPEQVYVLPISEKYNDYAKKVLELLNNSDIRGLVDERNEKIGKKIRDTEMKKIPFMLIVGEKEEAEKKVSVRKHGEGDKGIFTIDEFANIIKNESEAKMVSA from the coding sequence ATGATAAATATTACCCTGCCCGACGGATCCGTCAGGCAATACCCAAAAGGGAGCACAGCGCTCGATATTGCAAAGAGCATCAGCGAAGGATTGGCCAGGAATGTTTTAGCCGCAAAGATAAACGGTGACATACGGGATGCTGCACGCCCAATAAATTCAGATGCCAAACTTGTTCTTCTGACCTGGAACGACGAAGGCGGAAAATCAACCTTATGGCATTCCTCTGCCCACCTCATGGCCGAAGCGCTTGAAGCACTTTATCCGGGCGTTAAATTCTGGGTGGGACCACCTGTTGAAAATGGTTTTTATTATGATATTGACCTGGACGGAAAAACCATTTCCTCTGACGACTTCAAAAAAATTGAAGACAAGATGATCGAGCTGGCAAGGCAAAACAACGCTTATGTCAGGAAGGATATTTCTAAAAAAGATGCCATTGCATACTTCAGAGAAAAAAATGACGAATACAAACTCGACCTACTTGAAGGATTGGAGGATGGCAACATTACTTTATACCAGCAGGGAAATTTCACTGACCTGTGCCGTGGCCCGCACGTGCCAAACACCGGTTTTATAAAAGCTGTAAAACTCATGACCATTGCCGGTGCCTATTGGAAAGGCGATGAAAAAAACAAAATGCTTACCCGCATTTACGGAATAAGTTTTCCAAAAGAAAAAGATCTTAAAGAATACCTGACCCTGCTTGAAGAAGCTAAAAAACGTGACCACCGCAAACTTGGCAAGGAACTGGAGCTTTTCGCCTTTTCTGAAAAAGTGGGAATGGGCTTGCCTTTATGGTTGCCCAAAGGTGCCGCATTACGCGAACGCCTCATCCAGTTTTTACAGAAACAACAGATTAAATCGGGCTATCTGCCGGTAGCAACCCCACACATTGGTAATAAGCAATTGTATATAACCTCCGGCCACTATGAAAAATACGGGAAGGATAGTTTTCAACCCATAAATACGCCGCAGGAAGGGGAACAGTTTTTCCTCAAGCCGATGAATTGTCCGCACCATTGCGAGATATACAAAACCTCTCCCCGATCTTATAAAGATCTGCCCCTGCGCTTTGCGGAATTTGGTACTGTTTACCGTTATGAGCAGCATGGTGAATTACATGGCTTAACGCGCGTACGTGGCTTTACGCAGGATGATGCGCACTTATTTTGCCGGCCCGACCAACTGAAAGAAGAGTTCTGCAAAGTTATTGACCTGGTTTTATATGTATTCAAGTCACTTGATTTTCAGGATTATACAGCTCAAATATCATTACGCGATCCTGAAAACAAGGCCAAATACATTGGCAGTGATGAAAATTGGCAAAAAGCCGAACAGGCCATCATTGAATCAGCTGCTGAAAAAGGACTCAAAACAGTTATTGAGCTTGGAGAAGCCGCCTTTTATGGACCAAAGCTCGATTTCATGGTGAAAGACGCTATTGGGCGCAAATGGCAGCTCGGAACTATACAGGTTGATTATAACCTGCCCGAACGCTTTGAATTGGAATACACAGGTAGCGACAATATGAAACACAGGCCTGTAATGATACATAGAGCTCCTTTTGGCTCATTGGAGCGTTTTATAGCTGTTTTAATAGAGCATTGCGCCGGAAACTTCCCTTTATGGCTTACGCCCGAACAGGTATATGTACTCCCGATCAGCGAAAAATACAACGATTACGCCAAAAAAGTTTTAGAATTGCTAAATAATTCCGATATTCGCGGCCTTGTTGACGAACGGAACGAGAAGATTGGCAAGAAGATACGGGATACTGAAATGAAAAAAATCCCCTTCATGTTGATCGTTGGAGAAAAAGAAGAAGCGGAAAAAAAAGTATCCGTGCGTAAACATGGCGAAGGCGATAAAGGAATTTTCACCATTGACGAATTCGCAAATATTATAAAAAATGAGAGCGAAGCCAAAATGGTTTCGGCCTGA